The proteins below come from a single Procambarus clarkii isolate CNS0578487 chromosome 44, FALCON_Pclarkii_2.0, whole genome shotgun sequence genomic window:
- the LOC138350230 gene encoding DNA-directed RNA polymerase subunit beta''-like, translating to MIYYTNAVMIYYTNAVMIYYTNAVMIYNTNAVMIYYTNAVMIYNTNAVMIYNTNAVMIYNTNAVMIYNTNAVMIYYTNAVMIYNTNAVMIYNTNAVMIYYTNAVMIYNTNAVMIYNTNAVMIYYTNAVMIYNTNAVMIYNTNAVMIYYINAVMIYNTNAVMIYNTNAVMIYNTNAVMIYYTNAVMIYNTNAVMIYNTNAVMIYYINAVMIYNTNAVMIYYTNAVMIYYTNAVMIYYINAVMIYNTNAVMIYNTNAVMIYYTNAVMIYNTNAVMIYYTNAVMIYNTNAVMIYYTNAVMIYNTNAVMIYYTNAVMIYYINAVMIYNTNAVMIYYTNAVMIYNTNAVMIYYINAVMIYYINAVMIYYINAVMIYYTNAVMIYNTNAVMIYNTNAVMIYYTNAVMIYYTNAVIIYYTNAVMIYYTNAVMIYNTNAVMIYYTNAVMIYNTNAVMIYYTNAVIIYYTNAVMIYNTNAVMIYNTNAVMIYYTNAVIIYYTNAVMIYNTNAVMIYNINAVIIYYTNAVIIYYINAVIIYNTNAVIIYYINAVIV from the coding sequence ATGATATACTACACCAACGCTGTGATGATATACTACACCAACGCTGTGATGATATACTACACCAACGCTGTGATGATATACAACACCAACGCTGTGATGATATACTACACCAACGCTGTGATGATATACAACACCAACGCTGTGATGATATACAACACCAACGCTGTGATGATATACAACACCAACGCTGTGATGATATACAACACCAACGCTGTGATGATATACTACACCAACGCTGTGATGATATACAACACCAACGCTGTGATGATATACAACACCAACGCTGTGATGATATACTACACCAACGCTGTCATGATATACAACACCAACGCTGTGATGATATACAACACCAACGCTGTGATGATATACTACACCAACGCTGTGATGATATACAACACCAACGCTGTGATGATATACAACACCAACGCTGTGATGATATACTACATCAACGCTGTGATGATATACAACACCAACGCTGTGATGATATACAACACCAACGCTGTGATGATATACAACACCAACGCTGTGATGATATACTACACCAACGCTGTGATGATATACAACACCAACGCTGTGATGATATACAACACCAACGCTGTGATGATATACTACATCAACGCTGTGATGATATACAACACCAACGCTGTGATGATATACTACACCAACGCTGTCATGATATACTACACCAACGCTGTGATGATATACTACATCAACGCTGTGATGATATACAACACCAACGCTGTGATGATATACAACACCAACGCTGTCATGATATACTACACCAACGCTGTGATGATATACAACACCAACGCTGTCATGATATACTACACCAACGCTGTGATGATATACAACACCAACGCTGTGATGATATACTACACCAACGCTGTGATGATATACAACACCAACGCTGTGATGATATACTACACCAACGCTGTGATGATATACTACATCAACGCTGTGATGATATACAACACCAACGCTGTGATGATATACTACACCAACGCTGTGATGATATACAACACCAACGCTGTGATGATATACTACATCAACGCTGTGATGATATACTACATCAACGCTGTGATGATATACTACATCAACGCTGTGATGATATACTACACCAACGCTGTGATGATATACAACACCAACGCTGTCATGATATACAACACCAACGCTGTGATGATATACTACACCAACGCTGTGATGATATACTACACCAACGCTGTGATTATATACTACACCAACGCTGTCATGATATACTACACCAACGCTGTCATGATATACAACACCAACGCTGTCATGATATACTACACCAACGCTGTCATGATATACAACACCAACGCTGTCATGATATACTACACCAACGCTGTGATTATATACTACACCAACGCTGTCATGATATACAACACCAACGCTGTCATGATATACAACACCAACGCTGTCATGATATACTACACCAACGCTGTGATTATATACTACACCAACGCTGTCATGATATACAACACCAACGCTGTCATGATATACAACATCAACGCTGTGATTATATACTACACCAACGCTGTGATTATATACTACATCAACGCTGTGATTATATACAACACCAACGCTGTGATTATATACTACATCAACGCTGTGATTGTATAA